The following are encoded together in the Streptomyces rapamycinicus NRRL 5491 genome:
- the eccCa gene encoding type VII secretion protein EccCa, producing MSQILVKRPTRALPPTVPTDEVELSSPPELPRGEQQGLLTQLLPLLGMGGSMVYFFNSGAGPFMRVMGWLMLASALATVAAQIVRFRRGTEGRAAGVRRDYLRYLAQMRRGVRRTARAQLEVLLYLHPAPDQLWAVAAEGSRVWERRVGDEDFGQARIGVGPQQLSTPLVAPTTALIEELEPLTAGAMQRFLMLYGAVDGLPVAVALRRFYHFTVSGDPATAQGTARALVCQLVTLHSPEDLAVAVLADGREAVARWEWTKWLPHSQIPGTLDGAGTRRLFCRDALELEELLAAYGSGGQGSPLSERPRFAPDGPPVLDAPHLLIVLDGGTVPPDSLLAGADGIQGVTVAEVVSGELDEPRGSLSLDVRPGKLFLESAAGLVYEGEPDVLPLEAAEALARQLAPLRVGAGGNDEPLLDELDFTDLLDLGDASSVDVDRTWRPRTTSERLRVPIGVGEDGEPVMLDLKEAAQGGMGPHGLCVGATGSGKSELLRTLVLALAITHSSAHLNFVLADFKGGATFTGMADLPHVSAVITNLADDLTLVDRMEASIRGELQRRQELLRASGNYANVHDYERARVAGAPLEPVPSLVLIIDEFSELLSAKPDFIEMFIQIGRIGRSLGVHLLLATQRLEEGRLRGLDTYLSYRLGLRTFSATESRSVLGVPDAHHLPSLPGSGYLKFGTDEMVRFKAAYVSGPYRTAEVPADDGAGGSRRMDRRPTLFTAAPVPVSYAAPAPAATTAHPSDALPDTVLDVIVRRLEDQGPAAHEVWPPPLDTSPALDELLPPLAVSPARGLHSPDYAGSGGLVVPVGLVDKPFEQRREILYRDFSDAAGHLLVVGGPQSGKSTVLRTLIASFALTHTPYEVQFYCLDFGGGGLSGISGLPHVGGVASRLDPDRVRRTVAEATGVLSRREEFFRTHGIDSIAGYRKRRATGELPDEAWGDVFLVIDGWGTFKQEYEQFEGVVMDLATRGLGYGVHVVLSATRYMEVRAALKDQFMNRLELRLGDPLDSDFDRKVAANVPVGAPGRGQIPERLHFLAARPRIEAALRPEADGRTADPSATEPTTTGTTASPTSVPTPTGPAPTSPAPTGPAPTSPAPTGPASTGSASTGPAESTAALVRAVNTHWTGPQAPEVRVLPRVLPSDRLPKSFENPHLGLPIGIDEDRMEPVFIDFDSDPFFVVFGESESGKTSLLRLLAQQISQRYAPDEARIIVGDYRRTLLEAVPDSHLLEYAPAAPALEMHMDALSTLMEHRAPGPEVTPRQLRERSWWSGPQFFVIIDDYELVATSAGNPLDFLTRGLPYARDVGVRLIIARNTAGASRSSYEPFMQRIKELGAQGVILSGDPAEGDLLGNTRPRRLPQGRGTLITRKGGTRLVQLGWLPGELGSE from the coding sequence GTGAGCCAGATTCTCGTCAAGCGTCCGACCCGGGCGCTGCCGCCGACCGTGCCCACGGACGAAGTCGAGCTCAGCTCTCCCCCCGAACTGCCGCGCGGCGAGCAGCAAGGACTGCTGACGCAGTTGCTGCCCCTGCTCGGCATGGGCGGATCGATGGTCTACTTCTTCAACTCGGGCGCGGGTCCGTTCATGCGCGTCATGGGCTGGCTGATGCTGGCATCCGCCCTCGCGACCGTCGCCGCCCAGATCGTACGTTTCCGGCGCGGGACGGAGGGCCGGGCGGCGGGCGTACGCCGCGACTACCTGAGGTACCTCGCGCAGATGCGCCGCGGTGTCCGCCGTACGGCCCGCGCACAACTCGAGGTGCTGCTCTATCTGCACCCCGCGCCCGACCAGCTCTGGGCGGTGGCCGCGGAGGGCAGCCGGGTGTGGGAACGCCGGGTCGGCGACGAGGACTTCGGGCAGGCCCGTATCGGTGTCGGTCCGCAGCAGCTGTCGACCCCTCTGGTGGCCCCGACCACGGCGCTGATCGAGGAGCTGGAGCCGCTCACAGCGGGCGCGATGCAGCGATTTCTGATGCTGTACGGCGCGGTGGACGGACTACCGGTCGCGGTGGCGTTGCGCCGCTTCTACCACTTCACGGTGTCCGGGGACCCGGCCACGGCCCAGGGCACCGCACGTGCGCTGGTGTGCCAGCTGGTCACCCTTCACTCGCCGGAGGACCTGGCTGTGGCGGTCCTGGCCGACGGGCGGGAAGCGGTCGCACGCTGGGAATGGACCAAGTGGCTGCCGCACTCCCAGATCCCCGGGACGCTGGACGGGGCGGGTACCCGGCGGCTGTTCTGCCGGGACGCGCTCGAGCTGGAGGAGCTTCTGGCGGCGTACGGTTCGGGCGGCCAGGGCAGCCCGCTCTCCGAGCGCCCCCGGTTCGCCCCGGACGGACCGCCCGTCCTGGACGCGCCCCACCTCCTCATCGTGCTGGACGGCGGCACCGTCCCGCCGGACTCCCTGCTGGCGGGTGCGGATGGCATCCAGGGCGTCACCGTCGCCGAAGTGGTGTCGGGAGAACTGGACGAGCCGCGCGGCAGCCTGTCGCTCGACGTACGCCCCGGAAAGCTGTTCCTGGAGTCCGCCGCGGGGCTGGTCTACGAAGGCGAGCCGGACGTACTCCCCCTGGAGGCGGCCGAGGCCCTGGCCCGCCAGCTCGCGCCACTGCGCGTCGGCGCCGGGGGCAACGACGAGCCGCTCCTGGACGAGCTCGACTTCACCGATCTGCTGGACCTCGGCGACGCGTCCTCCGTGGACGTGGATCGGACCTGGCGGCCCCGGACGACGAGCGAACGCCTGCGGGTCCCCATCGGGGTAGGCGAGGACGGTGAACCGGTGATGCTGGACCTGAAGGAGGCGGCGCAGGGCGGTATGGGCCCGCACGGTCTGTGCGTGGGCGCGACCGGCTCCGGAAAGTCCGAGCTGCTGCGCACGCTGGTCCTGGCGCTCGCCATCACCCACTCCTCCGCACATCTCAACTTCGTCCTGGCGGACTTCAAGGGCGGTGCGACTTTCACCGGCATGGCCGACCTGCCGCATGTCTCGGCCGTCATCACCAACCTCGCGGACGACCTGACTCTCGTGGACCGCATGGAGGCCTCGATCCGGGGCGAATTGCAGCGCCGTCAGGAGCTGCTGCGTGCCTCGGGCAACTACGCCAATGTCCACGACTACGAACGGGCGCGGGTCGCGGGGGCGCCGCTGGAGCCTGTCCCGTCGCTCGTCCTGATCATCGATGAGTTCAGTGAACTGCTCAGCGCCAAACCGGACTTCATCGAGATGTTCATCCAGATCGGCCGCATCGGCCGGTCGCTCGGCGTCCATCTGCTGCTGGCCACCCAGCGGCTGGAGGAGGGGCGGCTGCGCGGTCTGGACACCTACCTGTCGTACCGACTCGGCCTGCGTACCTTCTCCGCCACCGAGTCCCGGTCCGTTCTGGGCGTGCCGGACGCCCACCATTTGCCGTCGCTGCCCGGGTCCGGCTATCTGAAGTTCGGTACGGACGAGATGGTGCGCTTCAAGGCCGCGTACGTCTCGGGCCCGTACCGCACCGCCGAGGTGCCGGCGGACGACGGGGCGGGCGGCTCACGGCGAATGGACCGCCGCCCGACGCTCTTCACGGCCGCCCCGGTACCCGTCTCCTATGCCGCGCCAGCACCCGCCGCCACCACGGCTCACCCGAGCGACGCGCTGCCGGACACGGTCCTGGACGTCATCGTCCGGCGTCTGGAGGATCAGGGACCGGCCGCCCATGAGGTGTGGCCCCCGCCCCTGGACACCTCCCCCGCACTCGACGAACTGCTGCCCCCGCTGGCCGTCTCACCCGCACGTGGTCTGCACTCACCGGACTATGCGGGGTCGGGCGGGCTGGTGGTCCCGGTCGGACTGGTCGACAAGCCCTTCGAGCAGCGGCGCGAAATCCTCTACCGCGACTTCTCGGACGCCGCGGGCCACCTGCTGGTGGTGGGCGGCCCGCAATCCGGTAAATCCACTGTGCTGCGTACGCTCATCGCGTCCTTCGCCCTGACCCACACCCCGTACGAGGTGCAGTTCTACTGCCTGGACTTCGGCGGCGGTGGCCTGAGCGGGATCTCGGGGCTGCCGCATGTCGGCGGGGTGGCGTCACGTCTCGATCCGGACCGGGTGCGCCGTACGGTGGCCGAGGCCACCGGAGTGCTGAGCCGTCGCGAAGAGTTCTTCCGCACACACGGCATCGACTCCATCGCCGGCTACCGCAAGCGGCGCGCGACTGGTGAACTCCCTGACGAGGCCTGGGGGGACGTCTTCTTGGTCATCGACGGCTGGGGCACCTTCAAGCAGGAGTACGAGCAGTTCGAGGGCGTCGTCATGGACCTCGCGACGCGGGGACTGGGTTACGGCGTCCATGTGGTCTTGTCGGCCACCCGGTACATGGAGGTACGGGCCGCGCTGAAGGACCAGTTCATGAACCGTCTGGAGCTGCGTCTCGGCGATCCGCTGGACTCGGACTTCGACCGTAAGGTGGCGGCCAACGTCCCGGTCGGCGCACCGGGCCGCGGCCAGATCCCCGAACGACTGCACTTCTTGGCCGCGCGACCGCGGATCGAAGCCGCCCTGCGGCCGGAGGCGGACGGACGGACGGCCGACCCGTCAGCGACAGAGCCGACGACGACCGGCACGACGGCGTCGCCGACGTCGGTACCGACACCGACGGGACCGGCGCCGACCAGCCCGGCGCCGACCGGACCGGCGCCGACCAGCCCGGCGCCGACCGGACCGGCATCGACCGGGTCGGCATCGACCGGCCCCGCTGAATCGACAGCGGCCCTGGTTCGCGCCGTCAACACCCACTGGACCGGCCCCCAAGCCCCCGAGGTCCGCGTCCTCCCCCGCGTACTCCCCTCCGACCGCCTCCCCAAGAGCTTTGAGAACCCGCACCTCGGTCTGCCGATCGGCATCGACGAGGACCGAATGGAGCCGGTCTTCATCGACTTCGATTCCGATCCGTTCTTCGTCGTCTTCGGCGAAAGCGAATCGGGCAAAACCTCTCTGCTACGCCTGCTTGCCCAACAGATCAGCCAGCGCTACGCCCCCGACGAGGCACGGATCATCGTCGGCGACTACCGCCGTACGCTTCTGGAGGCCGTACCGGACTCCCACCTCCTGGAGTACGCCCCTGCCGCCCCAGCGCTCGAAATGCACATGGACGCCCTGAGCACCCTCATGGAACACCGAGCCCCCGGCCCGGAGGTCACCCCGAGGCAACTCCGCGAACGCAGTTGGTGGAGCGGTCCGCAGTTCTTCGTCATCATCGACGACTACGAGCTGGTCGCCACGAGCGCAGGCAACCCTCTCGACTTCCTGACGAGAGGGCTGCCCTACGCCCGCGACGTCGGTGTCCGCCTGATCATCGCTCGCAACACGGCCGGCGCCTCACGCTCCTCGTACGAGCCCTTCATGCAGCGCATCAAGGAACTCGGCGCCCAGGGCGTCATTCTCTCGGGCGACCCAGCCGAAGGCGACCTCCTTGGCAACACCCGCCCCCGCCGTCTCCCTCAGGGGCGCGGCACCCTGATCACCCGCAAGGGAGGCACCCGGCTGGTTCAGCTGGGCTGGCTGCCAGGTGAGTTAGGCAGCGAATAA
- a CDS encoding S8 family serine peptidase, with protein MGADEMWRTSTGKGVTVAVLDTGVDESLPELRDQVLDGRDFSSKPKGANADADGHGTDMAAVIAGTGRSGGVQGLAPGVKVLPVKIGEGRGFGDSTPTFLKAIRYALDRGARIINLSSNYTGYLSESARKRLQQGVDEVNSRGALIFAGTGNDGNSSNPVGYPSSLPGAIGVASVDQSGTVSKFSTHGSQVSLAAPGEGIPGHCKSGGGWCEQGGTSHATAITSASAALIWSAHPKWTANQVLRVMMQTTSKPKGGVPSEYIGYGIVRPGQVLLDGKGDPGAADVNPLFPNYHPGQSSSTSPAPSSKTDAPSGAAHAKDKAPAASTTGGDGGSGNTLVYVGVGVAVALVLGGGGYALARNRRRV; from the coding sequence ATGGGTGCCGACGAGATGTGGCGGACCAGCACAGGCAAGGGTGTCACCGTTGCCGTGCTGGATACCGGGGTAGATGAATCACTCCCTGAACTGCGCGATCAAGTCTTGGACGGGAGGGACTTCTCCTCCAAGCCGAAGGGCGCGAATGCCGATGCGGACGGCCACGGCACCGATATGGCTGCGGTGATCGCGGGCACAGGGCGATCCGGGGGTGTCCAAGGCCTTGCGCCCGGTGTCAAGGTACTTCCAGTGAAAATCGGTGAAGGGAGGGGATTTGGAGACTCAACGCCCACTTTCCTCAAGGCGATTCGCTATGCGCTGGACCGCGGGGCCCGAATCATTAATCTCTCTTCGAACTACACGGGTTATCTATCGGAGAGCGCACGAAAGCGGCTACAGCAGGGTGTTGACGAGGTCAATTCGCGAGGCGCGCTGATATTTGCTGGCACGGGCAATGACGGCAATTCATCAAACCCTGTGGGTTATCCGTCGAGTCTTCCTGGAGCCATCGGAGTAGCATCCGTCGACCAGAGCGGTACTGTCTCCAAATTCTCGACCCATGGTTCGCAGGTATCACTTGCGGCTCCTGGTGAGGGGATCCCAGGGCACTGTAAGAGCGGCGGCGGTTGGTGTGAACAGGGAGGCACCAGTCATGCCACAGCCATTACTTCGGCCTCGGCCGCCCTCATCTGGTCCGCCCATCCGAAATGGACGGCCAACCAGGTGCTGCGCGTGATGATGCAAACGACGAGCAAGCCCAAGGGCGGGGTCCCCAGCGAGTACATCGGCTACGGCATCGTCCGCCCCGGCCAGGTCCTGCTCGACGGCAAGGGAGACCCGGGTGCAGCGGACGTCAATCCGCTCTTCCCGAACTACCACCCAGGGCAGAGCTCCTCCACATCTCCGGCTCCCTCATCGAAGACCGACGCCCCCTCGGGCGCTGCACACGCCAAGGACAAGGCCCCTGCCGCCTCCACAACAGGTGGCGATGGCGGTAGTGGCAACACGCTCGTCTACGTTGGAGTCGGTGTGGCCGTAGCTCTGGTCCTCGGCGGTGGGGGCTATGCACTCGCCCGCAATCGCAGGCGGGTATAG